The Cryptosporangium aurantiacum genome has a window encoding:
- a CDS encoding sensor histidine kinase, translated as MRAVDVLLAVASAAAVTVAVAVSPESPPPGALLAAATLGLTLGAALLVRRRWPVAVLIGSLVAVLTYDSTGYPGIAPLWPLLVPLYTVARAGRLLTGAVVGATAMLIGAGWVLHAGVPVLELLDGMVREIAVYALALVAGAAVRTRDRFAAEFTARLAAERRQQEREAEQRVLTERLRIARELHDVTAHTVAVVGIQIALAKELIDRDPAAARDLLEGTRKINVDAIGELQATVTLLREADAEEPRRSPPDESQIDELVRRAADSGLRVELIRSGVTDPLPPAVGLTAYRIVQEALTNVLRHADAASAHVVLDRAADGLTVTVTDDGRGCDADSWGHGLTGMRERALSLGGALSAGRPEAGGFRVQAWLPTEAAVAEVAQSEPALSESALSESALSESALSEVAE; from the coding sequence GCCGGGCGCGCTGCTGGCCGCCGCGACCCTCGGTCTGACGCTCGGGGCGGCGCTGCTGGTCCGGCGCCGGTGGCCGGTCGCCGTGCTGATCGGCTCGCTGGTCGCGGTCCTCACGTATGACTCCACCGGCTACCCGGGGATCGCGCCGCTGTGGCCGCTGCTGGTGCCGCTCTACACGGTGGCGCGGGCAGGACGGTTGCTCACCGGCGCCGTGGTGGGCGCGACCGCGATGCTGATCGGTGCCGGCTGGGTGCTGCACGCGGGGGTACCGGTGCTGGAGCTGCTCGACGGAATGGTCCGGGAGATCGCGGTCTACGCGCTCGCGCTGGTCGCCGGAGCGGCGGTCCGCACCCGGGACCGGTTCGCCGCGGAGTTCACCGCGCGGCTCGCCGCCGAGCGTCGTCAGCAGGAGCGGGAGGCCGAGCAGCGGGTGCTCACCGAGCGGCTCCGGATCGCCCGCGAGCTGCACGACGTCACCGCGCACACGGTCGCGGTCGTCGGGATCCAGATCGCGCTCGCGAAGGAGCTCATCGACCGCGACCCGGCCGCGGCCCGCGACCTGCTCGAAGGCACCCGCAAGATCAACGTGGACGCGATCGGCGAGCTGCAGGCCACGGTCACGCTGCTGCGGGAGGCCGACGCCGAGGAGCCACGCCGTTCGCCGCCGGACGAGAGCCAGATCGACGAACTCGTCCGCCGCGCCGCCGACAGCGGCCTGCGGGTGGAGCTGATCCGTTCCGGTGTCACCGATCCGCTGCCGCCCGCCGTGGGGCTGACCGCGTACCGCATCGTCCAGGAGGCCCTCACCAATGTGCTCCGCCATGCCGACGCCGCGTCGGCGCACGTCGTCCTCGACCGGGCCGCGGACGGTCTGACGGTGACGGTCACCGACGACGGCCGCGGCTGTGACGCGGACTCGTGGGGCCACGGCCTCACCGGCATGCGGGAGCGCGCGCTGAGCCTCGGCGGTGCCCTCTCCGCGGGGCGGCCGGAGGCCGGTGGGTTCCGCGTGCAGGCCTGGCTGCCGACCGAGGCCGCGGTAGCCGAGGTGGCCCAGTCCGAGCCAGCACTGTCCGAGTCAGCCCTGTCCGAGTCAGCACTGTCCGAGTCAGCCCTGTCCGAGGTGGCCGAGTGA
- a CDS encoding response regulator transcription factor produces the protein MTIRVLLADDQQLVRVGLRSLLELDGDIQVVAEAADGPEALREAERVTPDVALLDIRMPHLDGLEVTRRLAATQPGIRVVILTTFETDAYIFEALRSGASGFLAKTVSHDELCRAVRVVAGGEALLSPSVTQRVIAEFTRRVEPPRAAPERLSVLTDREREVLALIAAGLNNGEIGETLAMSPLTAKTHVTRIITKLGVRDRAQLVMLAYETGLVRPSGG, from the coding sequence GTGACGATCCGGGTGTTGCTCGCCGACGACCAGCAGCTGGTCCGCGTCGGCCTGCGTAGCCTGCTCGAACTCGACGGGGACATCCAGGTGGTCGCGGAGGCCGCCGACGGGCCGGAGGCGCTGCGCGAGGCCGAGCGCGTCACGCCCGACGTCGCGCTGCTCGACATCCGGATGCCGCACCTCGACGGGCTCGAGGTCACCCGGCGGCTCGCCGCGACGCAGCCCGGCATCCGGGTCGTGATCCTGACGACGTTCGAGACCGACGCGTACATCTTCGAGGCGTTGCGGTCGGGCGCCAGCGGGTTCCTCGCGAAGACCGTCAGCCACGACGAGCTGTGCCGGGCGGTGCGGGTGGTGGCCGGGGGAGAGGCGCTGCTCAGCCCGAGCGTCACCCAGCGCGTCATCGCGGAGTTCACCCGGCGCGTGGAGCCGCCCCGGGCCGCACCGGAGCGGCTGTCCGTGCTCACCGATCGGGAGCGGGAGGTGCTCGCGCTGATCGCCGCCGGGCTCAACAACGGCGAGATCGGCGAGACGCTGGCGATGAGCCCGCTGACCGCGAAGACCCACGTCACGCGCATCATCACGAAGCTCGGCGTCCGCGACCGGGCGCAGCTGGTGATGCTCGCCTACGAGACCGGCCTGGTCCGCCCCAGCGGCGGTTAG
- a CDS encoding protein kinase domain-containing protein: protein MTATIVLRVVTGRLQPDEYVFDQRTTCVIGRADGCRPQLPDDEHHRRVSRHHCLLDLNPPAARVRDFGSLNGTYLNGVRIGRRPPGRSAEDAAGEVYPEHDLADGDELRVGDTTFRVSIEQPVSAREPEAPADAHPRAVAERILAAADARRPGLASIAGYTLLRELGRGGNGAVYLASRSGGTPVALKIMLPRVAGNEKAREQFLRETEVTRQLRHPHVAALYEAGAAEGGFYFTVEYCDGGSMDALLERAGGTLPVRQAVEIAVQALEGLEYAHAQGIVHRDLSPHNILLTGTGDQLMAKIADFGLAKAFDQAGLSGLTRTGAVAGKPVYLPRQQMINFREARPEVDVWSLAACLYQALTGEFPRDFSSGRDPWLIVLQDPAVPIRDRDPGVPAALAEVIDRALEENPQPGIATAADLRHALRSALR from the coding sequence GTGACCGCGACCATCGTTCTCCGTGTCGTCACGGGCCGGTTGCAGCCGGACGAGTACGTCTTCGACCAGCGAACCACCTGTGTGATCGGTCGCGCCGACGGCTGCCGGCCACAGCTGCCCGACGACGAACACCACCGCCGGGTCTCTCGTCACCACTGCCTGCTCGACCTCAACCCGCCGGCCGCGCGCGTCCGCGACTTCGGCAGCTTGAACGGCACCTACCTGAACGGCGTGCGGATCGGCAGGCGTCCGCCGGGGCGCAGCGCCGAAGACGCCGCCGGTGAGGTCTACCCCGAGCACGACTTGGCCGACGGTGACGAACTTCGGGTGGGTGACACGACCTTCCGGGTCAGCATCGAGCAGCCGGTCTCCGCTCGAGAACCCGAAGCGCCCGCCGACGCCCATCCGCGGGCGGTCGCCGAACGTATTCTCGCGGCCGCCGACGCCCGGCGTCCCGGGCTCGCCTCGATCGCGGGCTACACCTTGCTCCGCGAACTCGGCCGCGGTGGCAACGGGGCGGTCTACCTCGCCAGCCGGTCGGGCGGCACGCCGGTCGCTCTGAAGATCATGCTGCCGCGAGTCGCCGGGAACGAGAAGGCTCGGGAGCAGTTTCTCCGGGAAACCGAGGTCACCCGGCAGTTACGCCACCCGCACGTCGCCGCGCTGTACGAGGCAGGCGCCGCCGAGGGCGGCTTCTACTTCACGGTGGAGTACTGCGACGGCGGCAGCATGGACGCTCTCCTGGAGCGCGCCGGCGGGACGTTACCGGTCCGTCAGGCCGTCGAGATCGCGGTCCAGGCGCTGGAGGGACTCGAGTACGCCCACGCGCAGGGCATCGTGCATCGTGATCTGAGCCCGCACAACATTCTGCTCACCGGCACGGGCGATCAGCTGATGGCCAAGATCGCGGATTTCGGGCTGGCGAAGGCGTTCGACCAAGCCGGCCTCTCGGGGCTGACCCGGACCGGCGCCGTGGCAGGAAAGCCGGTCTACCTGCCGCGGCAACAGATGATCAACTTCCGCGAAGCCCGGCCCGAGGTCGACGTGTGGAGCCTCGCGGCCTGCCTCTACCAGGCGCTCACCGGGGAGTTTCCCCGCGACTTCTCCTCGGGCCGTGACCCGTGGCTGATCGTCCTGCAGGATCCCGCGGTGCCGATCCGCGACCGCGATCCGGGGGTGCCTGCGGCGCTCGCGGAGGTTATCGACCGGGCGCTGGAGGAGAATCCCCAACCCGGCATCGCGACCGCGGCCGACCTGCGGCACGCGCTGCGCTCCGCTCTCCGTTAG
- a CDS encoding serine/threonine-protein kinase, producing the protein MEWRPGDRIIDLYDVLGVLGRGGMGVVYHVRHLGWETDLAVKSPHPEFFRGEADRERFVREAETWVSLGLHPHVCGCHYVRTLDGEPRVFAEYLDGGSLRDWIDDGRLYRGGPADRLSRVLDFAVQIAWGLDHAHARGLVHQDVKPANVLLDRSGTAKVSDFGLARMRTVPAASVEQGGSGASVLVEGAGMTPAYASPEQAAGLPVGRRTDVWSFAVSVLEMCVGGVSWMAGPAAGLALADARDGHDDHPVPIPRALADLLARCLADDPSERPASMRAVAAELIEIWAAATGGRYPRAASLPAELRADQLNNRALSLLDLGRPEEAEAAFAEAHLADPQHPEAVYNLGLLRWRTSRGTDQDLLDALERVRLSAGDSTRVLRLLAAVHVERGDRNAAMPPLDAAARLSPNDSEVARTLRSANAATVVPARLLGSLEVGGEPSALSLSADATIALAAGWSERGTRRGRRSPHGKGQSQVLLWRTSEPGAQPLDGYDRTHRVRAAALSADGRVAVFDGGRPHEFGGPGWVHLWDTAQVRREGTIAAHPLGVESLAVSADGRVLLSAGWGHGRNGRESGENDVLLWELPWGGRPRRLGTAHSCRLIAGGVSTTHAALSADGRFAMSGSDVIDTPSIWNTATGSATRLPRADTVVGAVALSADGRLALTGGSDQTLGLWDSETGRCVRVLHGHTSDVNSVAMSGDGRYGLSGSDDKTVRLWELGTGRCLYTLRQDDTSHGVWLVALSADGRHALTGADDEVRFWRLPVGVPGSFELCRPRSHAELAGVAERITTMLDDGEQAITAGHYPHALTVLTEARDTPGYERAPDVLAAWRRLGQVTERIGLRGAWPVRVFEGHEGAINASSLGHRLAVSVSRDQTMRVWDLESGRCVRTLDVGPTDDLFPGSVALSHDDRTVVLARGGRSVEVWDVDSGRRVRTLDGHTANTRRMELRADGEVAVSASLDGTIRTWEVATGRCTATIEACPPHGLSTEGGGVYGLSVSADGRLALSTTRDNDAGVTLWDVTTGRHLRTFRERGSTPMAVTFTPDARQVVSANADKTIRIWDTATGRRRHVIDAQSVISTIHVTNDGRFAVSRGVPELGGPVVTHPDELRVQLWDLRTGRRLRTLDGHTDTVRTLSLSRDDRYVLSGGKDRTVRLWELDWDLRVPGTPKEGRGLLGRFRTGR; encoded by the coding sequence ATGGAGTGGCGGCCCGGTGACCGGATCATCGATCTCTACGACGTGCTCGGTGTGCTCGGCCGCGGCGGGATGGGCGTCGTCTACCACGTGCGCCACCTCGGCTGGGAGACCGATCTGGCGGTCAAGAGCCCGCATCCGGAATTCTTCCGTGGCGAGGCCGACCGTGAGCGGTTCGTCCGCGAAGCCGAGACCTGGGTGTCGCTGGGCCTGCACCCGCACGTCTGCGGCTGCCACTACGTCCGCACGCTGGACGGGGAGCCGCGCGTGTTCGCCGAGTACCTCGACGGCGGCAGCCTGCGCGACTGGATCGACGACGGGCGGCTCTACCGGGGCGGCCCGGCGGATCGGCTGTCGCGGGTGCTGGACTTCGCGGTGCAGATCGCCTGGGGACTCGACCACGCTCATGCCCGGGGCCTGGTGCATCAGGACGTCAAGCCCGCCAACGTCCTGCTGGACCGCAGCGGCACCGCGAAGGTGAGCGACTTCGGGCTGGCGCGGATGCGAACCGTGCCGGCGGCCTCGGTCGAGCAGGGCGGCAGCGGAGCGAGCGTGCTCGTCGAAGGTGCGGGTATGACCCCGGCGTACGCGTCGCCGGAGCAAGCGGCAGGCTTACCGGTGGGGCGTCGCACCGACGTGTGGAGCTTCGCGGTCAGCGTGCTGGAGATGTGCGTCGGCGGCGTGTCCTGGATGGCCGGTCCCGCGGCCGGGCTCGCGCTGGCCGACGCGCGGGACGGTCACGACGACCATCCGGTGCCGATCCCCCGCGCGCTGGCCGACCTGCTGGCGCGCTGCCTGGCGGACGACCCGTCCGAACGGCCGGCGTCGATGCGCGCGGTGGCGGCCGAGCTGATCGAGATCTGGGCCGCCGCGACCGGCGGGCGTTATCCGCGCGCGGCGTCGTTACCCGCCGAGCTCCGCGCCGATCAGCTCAACAACCGCGCGCTGTCCCTCCTCGACCTCGGCCGGCCGGAGGAGGCGGAGGCCGCGTTCGCCGAGGCTCACCTGGCCGACCCCCAGCACCCGGAGGCGGTCTACAACCTGGGCCTGCTGCGCTGGCGTACCAGCCGCGGGACCGACCAGGATCTGCTGGACGCCCTGGAGCGGGTCCGCCTGAGCGCCGGCGACTCGACCCGCGTGCTGCGTCTCCTCGCGGCCGTCCACGTGGAGCGGGGCGATCGGAACGCGGCGATGCCGCCGCTCGACGCGGCGGCCCGGCTCTCGCCGAACGACAGCGAGGTCGCGCGGACGCTGCGGTCGGCGAACGCGGCCACGGTCGTTCCCGCGCGGCTGCTGGGCTCCCTCGAGGTCGGTGGCGAACCGAGCGCGCTGAGCCTCAGCGCTGACGCCACGATCGCCCTGGCCGCCGGGTGGAGCGAGCGCGGAACCCGGCGCGGACGCCGGTCCCCGCACGGGAAGGGCCAATCCCAGGTGTTGCTGTGGCGGACGTCCGAGCCTGGGGCACAGCCGCTGGACGGCTACGACCGCACCCATCGGGTCCGGGCGGCGGCTTTGTCCGCGGACGGCCGAGTCGCGGTCTTCGACGGCGGTCGCCCGCACGAGTTCGGCGGTCCCGGGTGGGTGCACCTCTGGGACACCGCGCAGGTCCGGCGGGAGGGCACGATCGCCGCTCACCCGCTGGGTGTGGAGTCGCTCGCGGTGAGCGCCGACGGCCGCGTCCTGCTGTCGGCCGGGTGGGGTCACGGCCGCAACGGCAGGGAGTCCGGCGAGAACGACGTGCTGTTGTGGGAGCTCCCGTGGGGCGGCCGGCCTCGCCGGCTCGGCACCGCGCACAGCTGCCGTCTGATCGCGGGCGGCGTCTCCACGACCCACGCCGCCCTCAGCGCGGACGGCCGGTTCGCGATGTCCGGAAGCGACGTGATCGACACGCCCTCCATCTGGAACACCGCCACCGGCTCCGCCACGCGGCTGCCCCGCGCGGACACCGTGGTGGGTGCGGTGGCGCTGAGCGCGGACGGCCGGCTCGCGCTGACCGGTGGTTCCGACCAGACGCTCGGGCTGTGGGATTCGGAGACCGGCCGCTGCGTCCGGGTCCTCCACGGCCACACGAGCGACGTGAATTCGGTGGCGATGAGCGGTGACGGCCGCTACGGGCTGTCCGGCAGCGACGACAAGACCGTGCGGCTGTGGGAACTCGGTACCGGCCGCTGCCTGTACACGCTGCGGCAGGACGATACTTCCCACGGTGTCTGGCTCGTGGCGCTGAGCGCCGACGGCCGGCATGCCCTGACCGGGGCGGACGACGAGGTGCGGTTCTGGCGGCTGCCGGTCGGGGTGCCCGGTTCGTTCGAACTGTGCCGGCCGCGGTCCCACGCCGAGCTGGCCGGGGTGGCCGAGCGCATCACCACGATGCTGGACGACGGCGAGCAGGCGATCACGGCCGGGCACTACCCGCACGCGCTGACCGTACTGACCGAAGCGCGCGACACCCCCGGATACGAGCGGGCGCCCGACGTTCTCGCGGCCTGGCGACGGCTGGGGCAGGTGACCGAACGCATCGGACTCCGCGGTGCCTGGCCGGTGCGGGTCTTCGAGGGGCACGAGGGTGCGATCAACGCGTCGAGCCTCGGCCACCGGCTGGCGGTCTCGGTCAGCCGGGACCAGACCATGCGTGTCTGGGACCTGGAGAGCGGCCGGTGTGTGCGCACGCTCGACGTCGGCCCCACCGACGACCTTTTTCCGGGCTCGGTGGCGCTCAGCCACGACGACCGGACCGTGGTGTTGGCGCGCGGCGGGCGGTCCGTCGAGGTCTGGGACGTGGACTCCGGCCGACGGGTCCGCACCCTCGACGGGCATACCGCCAATACCCGCCGGATGGAGCTGCGCGCCGACGGTGAGGTCGCCGTGTCCGCGTCCCTCGACGGCACCATCCGCACCTGGGAGGTGGCGACCGGCCGGTGCACCGCGACGATCGAGGCCTGTCCGCCCCATGGGCTGTCGACCGAAGGGGGTGGTGTCTACGGCCTGTCGGTCTCGGCCGACGGCCGGCTCGCGCTGTCCACGACCAGGGACAACGATGCCGGCGTCACACTGTGGGATGTCACGACGGGGCGCCACCTGCGAACGTTCCGGGAACGCGGGTCGACCCCGATGGCCGTCACGTTCACGCCGGACGCGCGGCAGGTCGTGTCCGCCAACGCTGACAAGACGATCCGGATCTGGGACACCGCCACCGGTCGCCGCCGGCACGTGATCGACGCGCAGAGCGTGATCTCGACGATCCACGTGACGAACGATGGCCGGTTCGCGGTCTCCCGCGGTGTGCCCGAGCTGGGCGGCCCGGTCGTCACGCACCCGGACGAGCTGCGTGTCCAGCTGTGGGACCTGCGCACCGGCCGACGCCTGCGCACGCTCGACGGGCACACCGACACGGTGCGGACGCTGAGCCTGAGCCGCGACGATCGGTACGTCCTGTCCGGCGGCAAAGACCGAACGGTACGGCTGTGGGAGCTGGACTGGGACCTGCGAGTCCCCGGGACGCCGAAGGAAGGGCGCGGCCTACTCGGCCGATTCCGCACCGGACGGTGA
- a CDS encoding cholesterol oxidase substrate-binding domain-containing protein encodes MGSARPFDRPLHRRTVLRGAAALAAAGFAGEAFTLPAAAATIPAPPSFPAGIELYQQAYVNWSGEIDLADVWTCAPATPADVVTVANWARANGYRVRPKGMSHGWAPTLLPAGADVTKVVLVDLTKHLRGISVGSGRVTVQAGATIDQLTVALENAGYGLAALTAPGNLTVGGVLAIGAHGSAVPANGETRIPGTSYGTLSNLVLSLTVVAWDATAGAYVLKTYTRTQPQIAAFLVHLGRAFVVSAVLQVGANTRLRCQSFYDIPTATLFAAPGTSGRTIESYLARSGRIEAIWFPFTDRPWLKVWTIAPSKPVLSRSVSAPYAYTFANFLSEEQSDFLSRIVAGDTSGTPAFENFQISVVGSGLIVTGTWDIWGWSKNLLLYVQPTTLRIVEAGYAVLTSRANVQRVIHEFYVRYQARISAYQAQGKFPMNGPVEIRVTGVDTPADVSGGGVSPQLSAARPRPDRPDWNAVVWLDMGTIPGTPDADSFYAEMESWIVANYSGDYATVRPEWSKAWAVTPAGAWTDTAALTGRIPAALRAGQPAGDNWDTARATLNAADPHRIFSNTFLDTLLP; translated from the coding sequence ATGGGTTCCGCACGCCCGTTCGACCGGCCCCTACACCGCCGCACCGTCCTCCGAGGCGCGGCCGCGCTGGCCGCCGCCGGCTTCGCCGGGGAAGCGTTCACGCTCCCCGCCGCGGCCGCCACGATCCCGGCTCCGCCGAGCTTCCCCGCCGGGATCGAGCTCTACCAGCAGGCCTACGTCAACTGGTCCGGCGAGATCGACCTCGCCGACGTCTGGACCTGCGCACCCGCCACCCCGGCGGACGTCGTCACGGTCGCCAACTGGGCCCGGGCCAACGGCTACCGGGTCCGTCCGAAAGGGATGAGCCACGGCTGGGCGCCCACGCTGCTGCCCGCCGGGGCCGACGTCACCAAGGTCGTCCTCGTCGACCTGACCAAACACCTCCGCGGGATCAGCGTCGGCAGCGGACGCGTCACGGTCCAGGCGGGCGCGACCATCGACCAGCTGACGGTCGCGCTGGAGAACGCCGGCTACGGCCTCGCGGCGCTGACCGCACCCGGCAACCTGACGGTCGGTGGTGTCCTCGCGATCGGCGCCCACGGCTCCGCGGTCCCGGCGAACGGCGAGACACGGATCCCCGGCACCAGCTACGGGACGCTGAGCAACCTCGTCCTCTCGCTGACCGTCGTCGCTTGGGACGCCACCGCGGGCGCGTACGTCCTGAAGACCTACACCCGCACCCAGCCGCAGATCGCCGCGTTCCTCGTCCACCTCGGCCGGGCGTTCGTGGTCAGCGCCGTGCTGCAGGTCGGCGCCAACACGCGGTTGCGCTGCCAGAGCTTCTACGACATTCCGACCGCGACGCTGTTCGCCGCGCCGGGGACGAGCGGCCGGACGATCGAGAGCTACCTGGCCCGGAGCGGACGCATCGAAGCGATCTGGTTCCCGTTCACCGATCGGCCGTGGCTCAAGGTCTGGACGATCGCGCCCTCCAAGCCGGTGCTCTCCCGCTCGGTCAGCGCGCCCTACGCGTACACGTTCGCGAACTTCCTGTCCGAGGAGCAGAGCGACTTCCTGTCCCGGATCGTCGCCGGTGATACCAGCGGAACACCCGCGTTCGAGAACTTCCAGATCTCGGTCGTCGGCTCCGGCCTGATCGTCACCGGCACCTGGGACATCTGGGGCTGGTCGAAGAACCTCCTGCTTTACGTCCAGCCGACGACGCTGCGGATCGTCGAGGCCGGCTACGCCGTCCTGACGTCGCGGGCGAACGTCCAGCGGGTGATCCACGAGTTCTACGTCCGCTACCAGGCGCGCATCAGCGCCTATCAGGCGCAGGGCAAGTTCCCGATGAACGGGCCGGTGGAGATCCGGGTGACCGGCGTCGACACACCGGCCGACGTCAGCGGCGGCGGGGTCAGCCCGCAACTCTCGGCCGCGCGTCCGCGCCCGGACCGCCCGGACTGGAACGCGGTGGTCTGGCTGGACATGGGCACGATCCCGGGCACGCCCGACGCCGACAGCTTCTACGCCGAGATGGAATCCTGGATCGTCGCGAACTACAGCGGCGACTACGCGACCGTGCGGCCGGAGTGGTCGAAGGCCTGGGCGGTCACCCCGGCGGGCGCCTGGACCGACACCGCCGCGCTCACCGGCCGCATCCCCGCCGCGCTGCGGGCCGGCCAGCCGGCCGGTGACAACTGGGACACGGCGCGGGCGACGCTCAACGCCGCCGATCCGCACCGAATATTCAGCAACACGTTCCTCGACACGCTGCTGCCGTAG
- a CDS encoding helix-turn-helix domain-containing protein: MPRSERAVDPTAGPIQAFAAELRKLREEAGKPTFAAMARRSGRSRTALSEASGGDQLPRWETVEGYVRACDGDPQTWRFRWERVQEQLAEARAATGPALQAPADEDVAAEATDAPVARRRRWFLAGVGVSAVLLAVALTLGVALRSPDSGPPTLGGEPGGSRLVGFAHLTPDELFVAGPGGVRIWNTTERRTTTHALGGGDVRATTAAFDALNRHVVSVGGADGLVRIFDTETGRPSYSVGNRSNGRVTAIAFDPYERYVLAVADSAGYVTLWNTTTGALLRRITLTSPPATLMTFDSLTRNRLATSSEDGPVTIWETDTGAQVRTLHGRTDHTVSLLFDPLTPNTLVTGHRGGTVRVWDSSNGKLVREFGGPAELTALAFHPLIRNSIACADSGGDVSIRDVTTGRKVHTLSGDAPVTSVAYALDGRTLAVAYADGDVRLWPIEDWQ; this comes from the coding sequence GTGCCACGCTCGGAACGCGCTGTTGATCCAACCGCGGGGCCGATCCAGGCGTTCGCGGCCGAACTGCGCAAGCTTCGCGAAGAAGCAGGAAAGCCGACGTTCGCTGCGATGGCCCGCCGGAGCGGACGCTCGCGCACCGCGCTGTCCGAGGCCTCCGGCGGCGACCAGCTTCCCCGGTGGGAGACCGTCGAGGGTTACGTCCGGGCCTGCGACGGCGACCCGCAGACGTGGCGCTTCCGGTGGGAACGCGTCCAGGAGCAGCTGGCCGAAGCCCGCGCGGCGACCGGCCCGGCCCTGCAGGCCCCTGCCGACGAGGATGTAGCGGCCGAGGCTACCGACGCCCCGGTCGCTCGCCGCCGCCGCTGGTTCCTCGCCGGCGTCGGCGTCAGCGCCGTCCTCCTGGCGGTCGCGCTCACGCTCGGGGTCGCGCTCCGATCCCCGGACTCCGGCCCGCCCACGCTGGGTGGCGAGCCGGGCGGATCGCGCCTCGTCGGCTTCGCGCACCTCACCCCGGACGAGCTGTTCGTCGCCGGCCCCGGCGGCGTCCGGATCTGGAACACGACCGAGCGGCGGACGACGACGCACGCGCTCGGGGGCGGAGACGTGCGCGCGACGACCGCGGCCTTCGACGCACTGAACCGCCACGTCGTCTCGGTCGGGGGAGCGGACGGACTGGTCCGTATCTTCGACACCGAGACCGGCCGGCCGAGCTACAGCGTCGGCAATCGGAGCAACGGCCGGGTCACCGCGATCGCGTTCGACCCGTACGAGCGGTACGTCCTCGCGGTCGCCGACTCGGCCGGGTACGTGACGCTGTGGAACACCACGACCGGCGCCCTCCTCCGGCGGATCACACTGACGAGCCCGCCGGCGACGCTGATGACGTTCGACTCCCTGACCCGCAACCGGCTGGCGACGAGTAGCGAGGACGGCCCGGTGACGATCTGGGAGACCGACACCGGCGCCCAGGTTCGCACGCTGCACGGCCGAACCGACCACACGGTGTCGCTCCTCTTCGACCCGCTGACGCCGAACACGCTGGTCACCGGGCACCGGGGCGGCACCGTCCGGGTGTGGGACTCCAGTAACGGAAAGCTGGTGCGGGAGTTCGGCGGTCCGGCGGAGCTCACCGCGCTGGCGTTCCATCCGCTGATCCGCAACAGCATCGCGTGCGCGGACAGCGGTGGTGACGTCTCGATCCGCGACGTCACCACCGGCCGGAAGGTGCACACCCTGTCCGGCGACGCGCCGGTGACGTCGGTGGCGTACGCGCTCGACGGCCGCACGCTCGCGGTCGCGTACGCGGACGGAGACGTTCGGCTCTGGCCGATCGAGGACTGGCAGTGA